The Leishmania braziliensis MHOM/BR/75/M2904 complete genome, chromosome 15 genome has a window encoding:
- a CDS encoding putative protein phosphatase 1 catalitic subunit, with protein sequence MSHTKRGRCAVDLSICTLSSLPTDTLSVERENDVLYRLLELLPERYTSNVLKEQRIPEELIVQILVKARAIIASEPILVEVDSPVYVCGDLHGQYHDLVNIFKRCPPLGGTVFGADAKKARKETNSSMDDNTYSFLLLGDYVDRGARSVEVVVTLLALKIISPRHMTMLRGNHEDEQIMLLYGFYDECKRRYGIKLFKMFADFFRILPVAALINGSIFCVHGGLSAELRFLRDIPDMRPCNVPHSGIICDLLWADPEADLPAGVDWAPSSRRISYVFSERALERFLVENDIDLVCRAHQVVEEGFQFFPNHKKRHLLTIFSATNYCNEFGNRGGILCVDEKGVCSIITLEPPNFVQQRDIMLFRDPLPNPLNHD encoded by the coding sequence ATGTCGCACACGAAGCGAGGGCGATGCGCTGTGGATCTATCCATATGTACACTCAGTAGCCTTCCCACAGACACTCTTTCTGTTGAAAGAGAGAATGATGTGCTTTACCGCCTTTTAGAACTTCTTCCTGAGCGCTACACAAGCAACGTTTTGAAAGAACAGCGGATTCCGGAAGAGCTCATCGTTCAGATTCTCGTCAAGGCACGCGCAATCATAGCTAGTGAGCCAATACTTGTCGAAGTAGATTCACCCGTTTACGTCTGCGGTGACCTACACGGGCAATACCACGACTTGGTTAACATCTTCAAACGATGCCCACCACTGGGGGGCACTGTTTTTGGAGCTGATGCGAAGAAGGCACGCAAAGAGACCAACTCGTCAATGGATGATAACACGTACAGTTTTCTACTCCTCGGCGATTATGTCGACCGTGGCGCTCGCTCCGTCGAGGTCGTTGTGACCTTGCTTGCTCTCAAGATTATTTCGCCACGCCACATGACTATGCTTCGTGGCAACCATGAAGACGAACAAATCATGCTATTGTATGGGTTCTATGACGAGTGCAAGCGGCGCTACGGCATTAAACTATTCAAAATGTTTGCCGATTTTTTCCGTATACTGCCTGTGGCGGCTCTCATCAACGGCTCCATTTTCTGTGTGCACGGCGGTCTCTCTGCCGAGCTTCGTTTCCTGCGAGACATCCCGGACATGCGTCCGTGCAACGTTCCACACTCAGGCATCATTTGTGACCTTCTCTGGGCAGACCCCGAAGCGGACCTGCCAGCGGGTGTGGACTGGGCCCCTAGTTCGCGCAGAATATCATATGTTTTTTCCGAACGGGCCCTTGAGCGCTTTTTAGTTGAGAATGACATAGATTTGGTGTGCCGTGCACATCAAGTGGTCGAAGAAGGTTTTCAGTTTTTCCCGAATCACAAAAAGCGCCATTTGCTCACCATCTTCTCCGCCACTAACTACTGCAACGAGTTTGGAAATAGAGGCGGCATTTTATGTGTAGATGAAAAGGGGGTGTGCAGCATCATCACGCTGGAGCCACCGAACTTTGTCCAGCAACGGGATATCATGCTTTTTCGAGATCCTCTTCCGAACCCTCTGAACCACGACTGA